Proteins from a single region of Amblyomma americanum isolate KBUSLIRL-KWMA chromosome 10, ASM5285725v1, whole genome shotgun sequence:
- the LOC144108432 gene encoding endothelin-converting enzyme 1-like: MKLGSLDPPLQSAAARDAVPAVETKAAPVCRTYLEAPRGALRAATVHPGAYNQHSIKNVCTDPQKLKSRLGLTLAVLGVTVLMTLVALAIVSCVCPSPAHWGNTCKTHACLAYPTRLLASINESVDPCQSFTHFVCDGWRHKNRHTVWNDQFISLLDKVSASLKSVDVPASGQDLEQRAAIMYRSCVDVLEGERDELPAVKNALVEAGIVWPKPSKGADVLYTLLCSSLKLGWDVLLDFDVAPDGGGINVLSGKFLYFVVKRYRDFATGTDEAYFGFLKERFHAEGEDTVTYQYTYASDETAPSYLSNARYEAADEYNADVLLNVTQLGLTEVNWTATLLKLHIRINSSLTPTTTSPRYLERVLYLWWRYGADSFRTLISWCTVKVAALFANKDLIFNYYNRDYQTTQAHYRIFCVTRVMFFSGHTLFDKYYAEVLQGKALNLAKSVAQSVRAGFFQRLSKWTYFDEGINVVSNWSSSEIVFRNIEHSGEEEILAADHVPDLNISFVRNWQQSVHVRKDAEFGHMLDFMQDLEVSIVSYDKRDFELMPYALSFPLFDPQLPSSLNYGGLGAEVALALATLFLSAYYATNASFVEPLTDCLKPGMSGSAGELGYYAKEVIGYGALVDAYNAEEKALDSSSLFGLEKYSGLQLFFIALCYVNCYGGSENTNHESICTPALQHMPQFAKAINCTPGDPTNPSKQCKLF; encoded by the exons ATGAAGCTCGGAAGCCTGGATCCTCCTCTGCAGAGCGCCGCCGCCAGAGACGCGGTCCCGGCGGTCGAGACCAAGGCGGCACCCGTTTGCCGGACATACCTGGAAGCCCCTCGCGGAGCTCTGCGGGCAGCGACAGTGCACCCAGgcgcatacaaccagcattccatCAAAAACGTATGCACG GACCCCCAGAAGCTGAAATCGCGGCTCGGGCTTACTCTGGCCGTGCTTGGAGTCACTGTATTGATGACGCTTGTGGCCTTGGCGATCGTCTCATGTGTATGTCCCTCTCCAGCACACTGGGGGAACACCTGCAAGACGCACGCCTGCCTCGCCTACCCGACCAGACTTCTAGCCTCCATCAACGAATCGGTGGACCCGTGCCAGAGCTTCACGCACTTCGTCTGCGACGGCTGGCGTCACAAGAACCGACATACCGTTTGGAACGACCAGTTCATTTCTCTGTTGGACAAGGTGAGCGCGTCGCTGAAGAGTGTAGACGTGCCTGCATCGGGGCAAGACTTGGAGCAGCGGGCCGCCATCATGTACAGGAGCTGCGTCGATGTGCTCGAAGGGGAGAGAGACGAGCTGCCAGCCGTCAAGaacgcgctggttgaggcaggcaTCGTGTGGCCGAAGCCTTCCAAGGGCGCAGACGTTCTGTACACGCTCCTCTGCAGCTCTTTGAAGCTGGGCTGGGACGTTCTCCTGGACTTCGACGTCGCGCCCGATGGCGGCGGGATCAATGTACTTTCTGGCAAGTTCCTTTACTTCGTGGTCAAGAGGTATAGAGACTTCGCGACCGGCACGGATGAGGCGTACTTTGGGTTCCTGAAGGAACGCTTTCACGCCGAAGGCGAGGATACGGTGACGTACCAGTACACTTACGCGTCGGACGAAACAGCCCCGAGCTACCTCTCTAATGCTCGTTACGAAGCAGCTGACGAGTATAacgctgacgttcttctaaacgtAACTCAGCTTGGCCTCACGGAAGTTAACTGGACAGCGACGCTTTTAAAACTTCACATCAGGATAAACAGTAGTCTCACGCCGACGACCACATCGCCCCGTTATCTGGAGCGAGTGTTGTACCTCTGGTGGCGGTACGGCGCGGACTCCTTCCGTACATTGATCTCTTGGTGCACTGTTAAAGTGGCGGCCCTTTTCGCGAATAAAGATTTAATTTTCAACTATTACAACCGTGACTACCAAACGACGCAGGCCCATTACAGGATTTTCTGCGTCACGAGAGTAATGTTCTTCTCCGGGCACACACTGTTCGACAAATACTACGCTGAGGTCCTTCAAGGCAAAGCACTTAATCTCGCAAAAAGTGTGGCTCAGTCCGTGCGAGCCGGTTTTTTCCAGCGTCTATCCAAGTGGACGTACTTTGACGAAGGCATCAACGTGGTCAGCAACTGGAGCTCTTCGGAAATCGTCTTCCGTAACATCGAGCACAGCGGAGAGGAGGAAATCCTGGCTGCAGACCATGTGCCTGACTTGAATATTTCTTTCGTGCGGAACTGGCAACAGTCGGTGCACGTCAGAAAGGACGCAGAATTCGGCCATATGTTAGACTTTATGCAAGATTTGGAGGTGTCCATCGTGTCCTACGACAAGCGAGATTTCGAGCTGATGCCTTACGCTCTATCCTTCCCTCTATTTGATCCGCAGCTCCCTTCGTCTTTAAACTACGGCGGCTTAGGAGCTGAGGTCGCCTTAGCACTGGcgaccttgttcctttccgcCTACTACGCAACCAATGCTTCGTTTGTTGAGCCCCTGACGGACTGCTTGAAACCAGGCATGTCCGGCAGCGCCGGTGAACTAGGGTATTACGCTAAAGAAGTAATTGGCTATGGCGCTCTTGTGGATGCCTACAATGCCGAAGAGAAAGCTTTGGACAGCAGCAGCCTATTCGGTTTGGAGAAGTACAGCGGACTGCAGCTGTTTTTCATCGCGCTGTGTTACGTCAATTGCTATGGCGGCTCTGAAAATACAAACCACGAGTCGATCTGCACTCCCGCGCTGCAGCACATGCCACAGTTCGCCAAGGCTATTAACTGCACTCCCGGGGACCCGACGAATCCTTCTAAGCAGTGCAAACTGTTTTGA